A window of Sutcliffiella cohnii contains these coding sequences:
- a CDS encoding DUF4083 family protein codes for MGHTTAYFFIIVFALILLFVISFSMFIRRILINSSIRANNSNAIAKKLDKLIEQNEKIVSLLEKKD; via the coding sequence ATGGGACATACGACTGCCTATTTTTTTATTATTGTATTTGCACTTATTTTATTATTTGTCATATCTTTTTCAATGTTTATACGGAGGATACTAATAAATTCTTCCATACGAGCTAATAATTCCAATGCGATTGCTAAAAAACTTGATAAGCTAATTGAACAGAACGAGAAAATTGTGTCCTTGTTGGAAAAGAAGGATTGA
- a CDS encoding stage III sporulation protein AH: MLMIERNIKGKSYKQLIDILSTNCNRFAFVENRQMMDIEEDRLTYIDTLISDIAEHLIERKIQQEWETTKLREDTAYVYYFYLNNATKLFLKERSNSVFDWLNPELPEDLMFYHNEKCLFASCSHERYFMVDETIWDSLK, translated from the coding sequence ATGCTAATGATCGAAAGAAATATAAAGGGTAAATCATATAAACAATTAATAGACATTTTATCAACGAATTGTAATCGTTTTGCATTTGTAGAAAACAGACAGATGATGGATATTGAAGAAGATCGTCTTACATATATTGATACATTAATTTCCGATATCGCTGAACATCTAATCGAAAGAAAAATTCAACAAGAATGGGAAACAACAAAGCTTCGTGAGGACACAGCATATGTTTATTATTTTTATTTAAATAATGCGACAAAGCTATTCTTAAAAGAACGTAGCAATTCTGTTTTCGATTGGCTTAACCCTGAATTACCCGAAGACTTAATGTTTTATCATAACGAGAAATGTTTATTTGCTTCATGTTCACATGAAAGATATTTTATGGTTGATGAAACTATATGGGATAGCTTGAAGTAA
- the pdaA gene encoding delta-lactam-biosynthetic de-N-acetylase codes for MRKGMLGFLLISCLFLSTFLPNITAATAYSNTSIHWGFKRSQNHEPPDAGKQYNELLKKYGAKYLGDTSKKEIYLTFDNGYENGYTSQVLDVLKEKKVPATFFVTGYYLKDQPELVRRMAREGHIVGNHSWHHPDLTTANDVRVKKELQMVKDEYEKITGIKEMRYVRPPRGIFSERTMAIAKDEGYQHIFWSLAFVDWKTDQQKGWKYAYDNIMKQIHPGAIILLHTVSKDNAEALGKVIDDLRKEGYEFKSLDELNEPTTIPDPLMLIQN; via the coding sequence ATGCGGAAAGGGATGTTAGGTTTCCTTTTGATCAGCTGTTTGTTTTTATCAACTTTTCTTCCTAATATTACTGCTGCAACAGCTTATTCGAATACGTCCATTCATTGGGGGTTCAAACGAAGTCAAAATCACGAGCCGCCTGATGCTGGGAAACAATATAATGAACTTTTGAAGAAATATGGTGCGAAATATTTAGGGGATACATCGAAGAAAGAGATTTATTTAACGTTTGATAACGGTTATGAAAATGGGTATACGTCGCAAGTGCTTGATGTGTTAAAGGAAAAGAAAGTACCGGCAACGTTTTTTGTAACAGGTTATTATTTAAAAGACCAACCAGAATTAGTTCGTCGTATGGCGAGAGAAGGGCATATTGTTGGCAATCACTCATGGCATCACCCTGATTTAACGACAGCGAATGACGTTCGGGTGAAAAAAGAGTTACAAATGGTAAAAGATGAGTATGAAAAAATTACTGGAATTAAAGAAATGCGTTACGTTCGACCACCAAGAGGCATTTTTAGTGAACGTACGATGGCAATCGCTAAAGACGAAGGATATCAACACATTTTTTGGTCGCTAGCTTTTGTTGATTGGAAAACGGATCAACAAAAAGGATGGAAGTACGCGTATGACAATATTATGAAGCAAATCCATCCTGGAGCGATTATTTTACTCCATACGGTTTCTAAAGATAACGCCGAAGCATTAGGTAAAGTCATTGATGATCTTCGAAAAGAAGGGTATGAATTTAAAAGCCTAGACGAGTTAAATGAACCCACAACAATACCTGATCCGTTAATGCTAATTCAAAATTAA
- a CDS encoding DUF4097 family beta strand repeat-containing protein: MKYLGMGLFLLIALFTIYNLIINASWSFGNSKSDEVAVTDSINTITIEGSSSSIEVVTEDRSSVKAKLEGKGDVLVEKKGKTIAVEYKPPTFRFFSFGRQKITVYIPESFNKTMEFDIGSGNVNFEGSASNPIVLEELQLDIRSGNAKLEHIQAKMLESDVSSGNVTIRNVTVEDGSFDVRSGNTTIRNIVGSFDANVSSGNLQVSVDELTGDVKMQVSSGRATLQLPKDADFTLNGSISSGHINTGFPFDQIDEDRRSVEASHGNGTHSIELKVSSGSIKVH, translated from the coding sequence ATGAAATATTTAGGAATGGGGTTATTTTTACTCATTGCCCTTTTTACTATTTACAATTTAATTATTAATGCAAGTTGGTCTTTTGGGAATAGCAAATCGGATGAGGTTGCCGTAACGGATTCCATCAATACGATTACGATAGAGGGTTCAAGCTCCAGTATCGAAGTTGTCACAGAAGACCGAAGTAGTGTCAAAGCAAAACTTGAAGGTAAAGGTGACGTGCTTGTTGAGAAGAAAGGAAAAACAATTGCTGTGGAATACAAACCGCCAACGTTTCGGTTTTTCTCTTTTGGTCGCCAAAAGATAACAGTTTATATTCCAGAGTCGTTTAATAAAACGATGGAGTTTGATATCGGTTCAGGGAATGTGAACTTTGAAGGAAGTGCAAGTAACCCAATTGTTTTAGAAGAGTTACAATTAGATATTCGTTCTGGAAATGCCAAGCTCGAGCATATTCAAGCAAAAATGTTGGAAAGCGATGTTTCTTCCGGAAACGTAACGATTCGCAATGTAACAGTAGAAGACGGAAGCTTTGACGTTCGTTCAGGAAACACGACGATTCGAAATATAGTGGGGTCCTTTGATGCAAATGTATCGTCTGGAAATTTACAAGTATCTGTGGATGAGCTTACTGGTGATGTCAAAATGCAAGTAAGTTCCGGTAGAGCAACTCTTCAATTACCGAAAGATGCAGACTTTACGCTGAACGGTTCGATTAGTAGTGGCCATATTAATACAGGTTTCCCTTTTGATCAAATAGATGAGGACCGTCGCTCTGTGGAAGCTTCTCACGGTAATGGAACACATTCGATTGAACTGAAGGTTTCGAGTGGAAGCATTAAAGTTCATTGA
- the rlmD gene encoding 23S rRNA (uracil(1939)-C(5))-methyltransferase RlmD, translating to MKQQKQQQKQVQSNVQLEVGQTFPITIKRLGINGEGVGYFKKSVVFVKGALPGEEVVAEATNIQRNFAEAKVKKIRKKSPHRIAPPCPVYELCGGCQLQHMDYRAQLDHKRDILIQALERHTKLNVNKLKIEKTIGMEDPWYYRNKSQFQVGKDKEKIIAGLYGESSHRLINISECLIQHRDTTEVTNTVKQILQDFNVSVYNERKRKGIVRTIMTRVGFQSGEIQVVLITSQADIPRKTLIVEEIKKRLPKVKSILQNINGQKTSLIFGEETIHLSGEEVIQETLGDISFELSARAFFQLNPVQTVKLYDEVKKAAALTGEEKIVDAYCGVGTIGLWLARDAKEVRGMDVIPESIEDAKKNAKRHGYTNMTYVAGKAEKWMPKWVKEGWKPDVVVVDPPRTGCDDKLLQTILQVKPKKVVYVSCNPSTLAKDIQFLSKDYKVENLQPVDMFPHTAHVESVAELILK from the coding sequence ATGAAACAGCAAAAGCAACAACAAAAACAAGTTCAATCAAACGTTCAATTGGAAGTAGGACAAACCTTTCCAATTACGATAAAACGCCTCGGCATTAACGGGGAAGGAGTAGGCTACTTCAAAAAGTCAGTCGTGTTCGTAAAAGGAGCACTTCCAGGTGAAGAAGTAGTAGCAGAGGCAACGAACATTCAACGTAATTTTGCCGAAGCGAAAGTGAAAAAAATACGAAAAAAATCACCGCACCGCATTGCACCACCTTGTCCCGTTTACGAATTATGCGGCGGCTGCCAGCTCCAGCATATGGACTATCGCGCACAATTAGACCATAAACGCGATATTCTAATTCAAGCGTTAGAGCGCCATACGAAACTAAACGTTAATAAACTGAAGATCGAAAAAACGATTGGCATGGAAGACCCTTGGTACTACCGTAACAAAAGTCAATTCCAAGTAGGTAAAGATAAAGAAAAAATCATTGCTGGCCTATATGGAGAGAGTTCGCATCGACTAATAAATATCTCGGAATGTTTAATTCAACATCGAGATACGACCGAAGTAACGAACACGGTCAAGCAAATCCTCCAAGATTTTAATGTGTCCGTATATAACGAACGGAAACGAAAAGGAATTGTCCGCACGATTATGACGAGAGTTGGCTTCCAATCTGGTGAAATTCAAGTGGTGCTCATTACTTCACAGGCGGACATACCACGTAAAACGCTCATCGTAGAAGAAATTAAAAAGCGATTACCGAAAGTAAAAAGCATTTTACAAAACATAAACGGTCAAAAAACGTCGCTCATTTTCGGCGAGGAAACGATTCATTTAAGTGGAGAAGAAGTCATCCAAGAAACACTAGGCGACATATCATTCGAACTTAGTGCACGTGCCTTCTTCCAGCTCAACCCTGTCCAAACAGTAAAGCTTTACGACGAAGTAAAAAAAGCAGCCGCCCTTACTGGTGAAGAAAAAATAGTCGATGCCTACTGCGGAGTCGGAACAATCGGACTCTGGCTAGCTCGTGACGCCAAAGAAGTCCGCGGCATGGACGTCATCCCAGAATCAATCGAAGACGCCAAAAAGAACGCAAAACGCCACGGCTACACAAACATGACCTACGTCGCAGGCAAAGCAGAAAAATGGATGCCAAAATGGGTAAAAGAAGGATGGAAACCAGATGTAGTGGTAGTAGATCCACCGCGTACGGGGTGTGATGACAAACTGCTTCAAACTATTTTACAGGTGAAGCCGAAGAAAGTAGTTTATGTTTCTTGTAATCCGTCTACGTTGGCGAAGGATATACAGTTCTTGTCTAAAGATTATAAAGTGGAGAACTTGCAGCCGGTGGATATGTTTCCGCATACGGCGCATGTGGAATCGGTTGCTGAGTTAATTTTAAAATAA
- a CDS encoding cysteine desulfurase family protein has protein sequence MDKKIYLDYNASTPVAPEVINAMKPLLEDYYGNPSALHWSDKPVKELLNKAREQVANLISCSPKEIIFTSGGSESNNFALKGYYYKNKCRGNHIITSKIEHPAILNPCKFLEQLGAEVTYVGVDQYGKVSLEEIEKAIREDTILITIMHSNNEVGTLQPIKEIGEIADRYKIAFHTDASQSVGKVPIDIEELNVDLLTIAGHKIYAPKGIGALYIKNGIELEPLIHGAGHEFGLRAGTENTLLAIGLGKACELSKIQLITDDLKSLTSYFWNRLKEEFDEQIVLNGDPIERLPNTLNVSFINKVGQEILEKIPELAASTGSACHSGNIELSPVLKEMKVPEYIGMGAVRFSLGRKTTKTEIDLVITRLKKIL, from the coding sequence GTGGATAAAAAAATATATCTTGATTACAATGCCAGTACCCCAGTAGCACCTGAAGTGATAAATGCGATGAAACCTTTATTAGAGGATTACTATGGAAACCCATCTGCATTACATTGGTCTGATAAACCAGTTAAAGAATTACTGAATAAGGCAAGAGAACAAGTTGCAAATTTAATTTCTTGTTCACCTAAAGAAATTATTTTTACTAGTGGTGGTAGTGAATCTAACAATTTTGCTTTAAAAGGTTATTACTACAAAAACAAATGTAGAGGTAACCATATCATTACTTCTAAAATAGAACACCCTGCTATATTGAATCCTTGTAAATTCCTAGAGCAATTAGGAGCAGAAGTAACATATGTAGGTGTTGATCAATATGGAAAAGTTTCACTAGAAGAAATTGAAAAGGCTATTAGGGAAGACACAATTCTAATTACAATTATGCACTCCAACAATGAAGTGGGGACTTTACAACCCATTAAAGAGATTGGAGAAATTGCTGACAGGTATAAAATTGCTTTTCATACAGATGCTTCTCAATCTGTAGGTAAGGTTCCAATAGATATTGAAGAATTAAATGTTGATTTGCTGACGATTGCTGGACACAAAATTTATGCCCCAAAAGGCATCGGAGCACTATATATAAAAAATGGAATCGAACTTGAGCCACTAATACATGGGGCTGGGCATGAGTTTGGATTAAGGGCAGGGACTGAAAATACATTGCTTGCCATTGGACTAGGTAAAGCATGTGAGTTATCTAAAATACAACTAATTACAGATGATTTAAAAAGCCTGACTAGTTATTTTTGGAATAGATTAAAAGAGGAATTCGATGAACAAATTGTCTTAAATGGTGATCCTATAGAAAGGCTACCTAATACTTTGAATGTAAGTTTTATTAATAAAGTAGGCCAAGAAATATTGGAGAAAATTCCTGAACTCGCCGCTTCTACTGGATCTGCATGTCATTCTGGAAATATTGAGTTATCACCTGTTTTAAAAGAAATGAAAGTACCAGAATATATTGGAATGGGGGCAGTTAGATTTAGTTTAGGTAGGAAGACGACAAAAACTGAAATCGATTTAGTAATAACTCGATTAAAGAAAATACTTTAA
- a CDS encoding ArsR/SmtB family transcription factor has product MNSREFKDFIYGEFARIGKTLSSPKRIELLDLLTQGPKSVELLALETKMSIANTSKHLQTLLDAKLVSFAKEKNYVIYQLACNKVLNLVLALRSTAEDRIAEINYVRNDFILKNNELDTIQIGELIKKVEEGSITLIDVRPSDEYLNDHLPSAISIPISEIEEQLDLLPKDKEVVAYCRGPYCVYATEAVEFLRSKGYNASLLESGINEWKQLQH; this is encoded by the coding sequence TTGAATTCTAGAGAATTTAAAGACTTTATATATGGGGAATTTGCTCGTATAGGTAAAACTTTATCTAGTCCTAAAAGAATTGAATTGTTAGATTTGTTAACTCAGGGTCCTAAATCGGTTGAATTATTGGCACTTGAAACAAAGATGAGTATAGCGAACACTTCAAAGCACTTACAGACCTTACTTGATGCAAAGTTAGTTTCGTTCGCTAAAGAGAAAAATTATGTTATTTATCAATTAGCCTGTAACAAAGTATTGAACTTAGTCTTGGCTTTAAGAAGTACTGCAGAAGACCGAATTGCTGAGATTAACTATGTAAGGAACGACTTTATTTTAAAGAATAATGAGTTAGATACTATTCAGATTGGTGAATTAATAAAAAAGGTGGAAGAGGGTTCTATTACTCTAATTGATGTCAGACCAAGTGATGAATATTTGAACGACCACCTTCCAAGTGCAATCTCAATCCCAATTTCTGAAATAGAAGAACAACTTGATTTATTGCCAAAAGACAAAGAAGTTGTTGCATATTGTCGTGGACCATATTGTGTTTACGCCACGGAAGCAGTAGAGTTTTTACGTTCAAAAGGATACAATGCTTCATTGCTTGAATCAGGGATAAATGAATGGAAACAATTACAACATTAA
- a CDS encoding MBL fold metallo-hydrolase, whose product MLFRQYLHMNPVAASYLFGCGSLSQGVVVDPLEEEVDFYIKEAKDLGLNIVYVIDTHLHADHVSGARKLADKTGAKYVLHSSADTTYDFTPVEDGEELMAGNTKLTFLHTPGHTPEHISIVVTDTRRGEEPWFVLTGHTLMVGDAGRTELASSIEEGANNLYNSLQKIMELEDHIEVYPGAFSGSVCGRGLSGKPSSTIGFERRFNLALQKGEKAEFVDFMTKEVPPQPENFTKMRKTNQGK is encoded by the coding sequence ATGTTATTTCGTCAATATTTACACATGAATCCAGTTGCGGCATCTTATTTATTTGGTTGTGGAAGCCTTTCTCAAGGAGTTGTTGTTGATCCATTAGAAGAAGAGGTGGATTTTTACATTAAAGAAGCAAAAGACTTAGGATTGAATATTGTTTATGTAATTGATACACACTTACATGCAGACCATGTATCAGGTGCTAGAAAATTAGCAGATAAAACAGGTGCGAAGTATGTCCTTCATAGTTCTGCAGACACCACATATGATTTTACACCTGTAGAAGATGGAGAGGAATTAATGGCTGGGAATACAAAGTTAACATTCTTGCATACACCCGGTCATACGCCTGAACACATTTCTATTGTTGTAACTGACACAAGACGTGGAGAAGAACCATGGTTTGTTCTTACAGGCCATACGTTGATGGTTGGAGATGCTGGACGTACAGAGTTAGCCTCATCTATAGAGGAAGGAGCAAATAACCTGTATAACAGTTTACAAAAAATCATGGAATTAGAAGACCATATTGAAGTATATCCGGGGGCATTTTCTGGGTCAGTATGTGGTCGTGGATTGAGTGGAAAGCCTTCTTCAACAATAGGTTTTGAAAGACGATTTAATCTTGCCTTACAAAAAGGTGAAAAAGCAGAGTTTGTAGATTTTATGACCAAAGAGGTTCCACCACAACCTGAGAACTTTACGAAAATGAGAAAAACAAATCAAGGAAAATAA